The genomic segment CCGGCTCCTTGACCGCCTCGGCGAAGTGGTCGTGCATCAAGCCGCTTCTCCCTTGGCGCGCAGGCGGAACAGGAACGTCTGCACGTCGTCGTCCGGCCAGGTCCGGCGTTCCCGGATCTCCGGGACGAAGCCGCTCTCGATGGCGTGCGCGATGATGTCGCGCAGGTTCGCCGTGTTGGAGACGATGAGGTGGATCTCGCCGCCGGGGGCCAGCAGGTCGCCGGCCAGCACCTGGTCGAAGAACCGCGCGGTGATCTCCGCGCCCACGCAGACGTTGCGCACCACGTCCGGGTCCTCACTGGTCTTCAGCGCGACCGCGGGCGGGTTGAAGGTGATCACGTCGGCCTGCGCCTTGTCCGGGAACGCGCTGAACAGGTCGGAGACCAGTGCGTGCAGCGGCGGGGTGTCGCCGACGAAGCGCCGGTAGTGCGCTTCGGTCGCGGCCACGCTGGCCGGGTGCACGTCGAGCGCGTAGATCCGCGCCG from the Amycolatopsis magusensis genome contains:
- a CDS encoding methyltransferase, translating into MSEESWALHASLPPTLTTAEILEVNPPRNDLHTVRSHTYRDWEFELPPGVFRPGETSRMIHDRVLDGRIPVAGRTYVAMGSGLGVEAVVAGIAGAARIYALDVHPASVAATEAHYRRFVGDTPPLHALVSDLFSAFPDKAQADVITFNPPAVALKTSEDPDVVRNVCVGAEITARFFDQVLAGDLLAPGGEIHLIVSNTANLRDIIAHAIESGFVPEIRERRTWPDDDVQTFLFRLRAKGEAA